A genomic window from Pseudomonas argentinensis includes:
- a CDS encoding zinc-dependent alcohol dehydrogenase: MRALTYHGSHDVRVDNVPDPVIQEPDDIILRVTATAICGSDLHLYRGKIPQVKHGDVFGHEFMGIVEEVGSAVTAVSKGDRVIVPFVIACGDCFFCDMNLHAACETTNDGRGAILNKKQIPSGAALFGYSHLYGGMPGGQAELVRVPKANAGPFKIPDELDDERVLFLTDILPTGYQAVINGGVKEGSSVAIYGAGPVGLMAAACARMLGARQIFMVDNQPYRLEYARATYGVVPINFDKVDDPAEAIIEQTEGYRGVDAAIDAVGFEAKGSATETLLTQLKLEGSSGKALRQCIAAVRRGGTVSVPGVYAGFIHGFLFGDAFDKGLTFKMGQTHVHGLLPDLLERVQSGVLQPEVIISHRMNLSDAAEGYRLFDKQEDDCRKVILRP, from the coding sequence ATGCGCGCATTGACCTACCATGGCAGTCACGACGTTCGCGTCGACAACGTACCCGACCCCGTCATCCAGGAGCCGGACGACATCATTCTGCGGGTGACCGCTACCGCGATCTGCGGCTCGGACCTGCACCTGTACCGTGGCAAGATTCCCCAGGTGAAACACGGCGACGTGTTCGGCCACGAATTCATGGGTATCGTCGAGGAAGTCGGCAGCGCCGTCACCGCGGTGAGCAAGGGCGACCGGGTGATCGTGCCGTTCGTGATCGCCTGCGGCGATTGCTTCTTCTGTGACATGAACCTGCATGCCGCCTGTGAAACCACCAACGACGGCCGCGGCGCCATCCTCAACAAGAAACAGATTCCTTCCGGCGCCGCGCTGTTCGGCTACAGCCATTTGTATGGCGGCATGCCCGGCGGCCAGGCCGAACTGGTGCGGGTGCCCAAGGCCAACGCCGGCCCGTTCAAGATTCCCGATGAGCTCGACGACGAGCGTGTGCTGTTTCTCACCGACATCCTGCCGACCGGCTACCAGGCGGTGATCAATGGCGGGGTGAAGGAGGGCAGCAGCGTGGCCATCTACGGCGCCGGCCCGGTGGGGCTGATGGCCGCCGCCTGTGCGCGGATGCTCGGCGCCAGGCAGATCTTCATGGTCGACAACCAGCCGTACCGCCTCGAGTATGCGCGGGCGACCTATGGCGTGGTGCCGATCAACTTCGACAAGGTCGATGACCCGGCCGAGGCGATCATCGAGCAGACCGAAGGTTACCGCGGTGTGGACGCCGCCATCGATGCCGTGGGCTTCGAAGCCAAGGGCAGTGCCACGGAAACCCTGCTCACCCAGCTCAAGCTCGAGGGCAGCAGCGGCAAGGCGCTGCGCCAGTGCATCGCTGCGGTCCGGCGTGGCGGTACGGTAAGCGTGCCCGGCGTGTACGCAGGCTTCATCCATGGTTTCCTGTTCGGCGATGCCTTCGACAAGGGGCTGACCTTCAAGATGGGCCAGACCCATGTGCATGGCCTGCTGCCTGATCTGCTGGAACGCGTCCAGAGTGGCGTGCTGCAACCGGAGGTCATCATCAGCCATCGCATGAATCTGTCCGATGCGGCCGAAGGTTATCGCCTGTTCGACAAGCAGGAGGACGATTGCCGCAAGGTCATCCTGCGACCTTGA
- a CDS encoding LacI family DNA-binding transcriptional regulator produces MSDDRSTRTRSSLTVGKAPTLADVAKVAGVSPITVSRTLNQPEIVRAELREKVFRAVQQTGYLPAMLTAPSAQRSRLVSLLVPTVANSIFADTVQALIGTLTEAGHETLIGLTNYSAEREEQLLDTILRRRPDGIVLTGTLHTKASRTRLSRSGIAIVESWDLAPRPLDMLVGFSHEAVGAAIARYLTAKGYRRFAVLTLDDPRGQRRCDSLVEELARQGVADGPRVVLPPPATVDLGREGLRRLLTAGERPEVLVCSSDTLAHGVLVEAAEHGIRVPDDLAVMGFGDLNIAAHLQPSLSTVRVNGAEIGLQAAHALLQRLDHPHEEPVKVRIDTGFSIVERQSA; encoded by the coding sequence ATGAGCGATGACCGTTCCACCCGCACGCGTTCGAGCCTGACAGTGGGCAAGGCACCGACCCTGGCAGACGTCGCCAAGGTCGCCGGGGTGTCGCCGATCACCGTGTCGCGCACCCTCAACCAGCCAGAGATCGTGCGCGCCGAGCTGCGCGAAAAGGTCTTTCGCGCCGTGCAGCAGACCGGCTACCTGCCGGCGATGCTCACCGCCCCCAGCGCGCAGCGCAGCCGGCTGGTTTCCCTGCTGGTGCCGACCGTGGCCAACTCGATCTTCGCCGACACCGTGCAGGCGCTGATCGGCACCCTCACCGAAGCCGGCCACGAAACCCTGATCGGGCTGACCAACTACAGCGCCGAGCGCGAGGAACAGCTGCTCGACACCATCCTGCGCCGCCGTCCCGACGGCATCGTGCTTACCGGCACGTTGCACACCAAGGCCAGCCGCACGCGCCTGTCGCGCTCGGGCATCGCCATCGTCGAATCCTGGGACCTGGCGCCACGCCCGCTGGACATGCTGGTGGGCTTTTCCCACGAAGCGGTCGGCGCCGCCATCGCCCGCTACCTGACGGCCAAGGGCTACCGGCGTTTCGCCGTGTTGACCCTGGACGACCCCCGTGGCCAGCGGCGCTGCGACAGCCTGGTCGAGGAACTGGCCCGCCAGGGCGTCGCCGATGGGCCCCGGGTGGTGCTGCCACCACCGGCGACGGTCGATCTGGGCCGCGAGGGGCTACGGCGCCTGCTGACCGCCGGCGAGCGCCCCGAGGTGCTGGTGTGCAGCTCCGACACCCTCGCCCATGGCGTGCTGGTGGAAGCCGCCGAGCACGGCATCCGGGTGCCCGACGACCTGGCGGTGATGGGTTTTGGCGACCTGAACATCGCGGCGCACCTGCAGCCGTCGCTTTCCACGGTGCGCGTCAACGGCGCCGAGATCGGCCTGCAGGCGGCGCACGCCCTGCTGCAGCGCCTCGACCATCCCCACGAAGAGCCGGTGAAGGTGCGCATCGATACGGGCTTCAGCATCGTCGAGCGACAGAGCGCTTGA
- a CDS encoding L-talarate/galactarate dehydratase, whose amino-acid sequence MSEHTLPQGSADQDQIALVRIASVFLPLANPISDAKVLTGRQKPMTEIAMLFVEIESKDGHRGLGFSYSKRAGGPGQFAHAREIAPALLGENPSDIQKLWTKLCWAGASVGRSGLSTQAIGAFDVALWDLKARRANLSLARLLGAQRDSVRCYNTSGGFLHTPLDQLKVNTDLSREKGIGGIKLKVGQPDAALDLHRVATIRQHLGDDFPLMVDANQQWDRPTAQRMCRRFEEFNLVWIEEPLDCYDAEGHAALAGAFDTPIATGEMLTSVAEHAEFIKIRGADYLMPDAPRVGGITPFLKIAAMAEQAGLMLAPHFAMELHVHLAATYPSEPWVEHFEWLEPLFNERLETRDGRMRVPNRPGLGLSLSERVAGWTAQQAEFGRRA is encoded by the coding sequence ATGAGTGAACACACCCTCCCCCAAGGCAGCGCCGACCAGGATCAGATCGCCTTGGTGCGCATCGCCTCGGTGTTTCTGCCCCTGGCCAACCCGATCAGCGATGCCAAGGTGCTGACCGGCCGGCAGAAGCCGATGACCGAGATCGCCATGCTGTTCGTGGAGATCGAGAGCAAGGACGGCCATCGCGGCCTGGGCTTCAGCTACTCGAAACGCGCCGGCGGGCCCGGCCAGTTCGCCCATGCCCGGGAGATCGCCCCGGCGCTGCTCGGCGAGAACCCCAGCGACATCCAGAAACTCTGGACCAAACTGTGCTGGGCCGGCGCCTCGGTGGGCCGCAGCGGCCTGTCGACCCAGGCCATCGGCGCCTTCGACGTGGCCCTGTGGGACCTGAAAGCCAGGCGCGCCAACCTGTCCCTGGCCCGCCTGCTCGGCGCCCAGCGCGACTCGGTGCGCTGCTACAACACCTCCGGGGGCTTCCTGCACACGCCACTGGATCAGCTGAAGGTCAACACCGACCTGTCTCGGGAGAAAGGCATCGGCGGCATCAAGCTGAAAGTCGGCCAGCCCGACGCGGCTCTCGACCTGCACCGTGTCGCCACCATCCGTCAGCACCTGGGTGACGATTTCCCGCTGATGGTCGACGCCAACCAGCAATGGGATCGCCCCACTGCCCAGCGCATGTGCCGGCGCTTCGAAGAGTTTAACCTGGTATGGATCGAGGAGCCGCTGGACTGCTACGACGCCGAGGGCCACGCCGCCCTGGCCGGCGCATTCGACACCCCGATCGCCACCGGCGAGATGCTCACCAGCGTCGCCGAGCACGCCGAGTTCATCAAAATCCGTGGCGCCGACTACCTGATGCCCGATGCGCCGCGGGTGGGCGGCATCACCCCGTTCCTGAAGATCGCCGCCATGGCCGAACAGGCCGGGCTGATGCTCGCCCCCCACTTCGCCATGGAATTGCACGTGCACCTGGCCGCCACCTACCCCTCCGAGCCTTGGGTGGAGCATTTCGAATGGCTCGAGCCGCTGTTCAATGAGCGCCTGGAAACCCGCGACGGCCGCATGCGGGTGCCGAACCGCCCTGGCCTGGGCCTCTCGCTCAGCGAGCGGGTGGCCGGCTGGACCGCCCAGCAGGCAGAGTTCGGCAGGCGCGCCTGA
- a CDS encoding methyl-accepting chemotaxis protein: MQSLKSLYDSIEMHFFDTLTKKLSSLFLLVLVSGLLVWVALSLRADIVQLLHGAQLDPVLLKQVEGKLDTLGTALALSAIFTLGMVSFMVWYFRHLIVRPVDNMTRALEEIASGEGDLSRDLPLLTHDEIRTLASTCNRFLAKQREIISNVQALTVQIAVESARSLKNISDSSDSATHQARFANEVMSESNSAVGRIEEVSQQTQAISGTTAHNLSMAQDSYAELLEVTGNISAISTSLNEFSTLVSALNERSSNIKSVVGLIQQISSQTNLLALNAAIEAARAGESGRGFAVVADEVRTLAQNVSRATGDISQNIDAMLKEVSTTHEQTARISQSARETQVVVERATGHFETMISDFESTNGKLAEIAEHIQQVADANTGINDRVTQIHADSQAIDQRMQRSATATRDLSAVAERVQTLLGRFVLGEGELDAAITRATQCRDALQARLATLQREGVNLFDQNYKLIPNTDPKQYMTGYTERFAQICQEEIDRLTKGTHGGIVTFIVDTRGYCPVNNSWVSKAPTGDRAVDLPVCRNKRMFSDPVGLRAASNTQRFLLQTYLRDTGEIMTEIDVPFFFEGRHWGNMRMGFDASRLLGKS, from the coding sequence ATGCAGTCGTTGAAGTCGCTGTACGATTCGATCGAGATGCACTTTTTCGATACCCTGACCAAGAAATTATCCAGCCTGTTCCTGCTGGTGCTGGTCAGCGGCCTGCTGGTCTGGGTGGCCCTCAGCCTGCGGGCCGACATCGTGCAACTGCTGCACGGTGCGCAACTCGACCCGGTGCTGCTCAAGCAGGTCGAAGGCAAGCTCGACACCCTCGGCACCGCCCTGGCGCTCAGCGCGATCTTCACCCTGGGCATGGTCAGCTTCATGGTCTGGTATTTCCGCCACCTGATCGTGCGCCCGGTCGACAACATGACCCGCGCCCTGGAAGAAATCGCCAGCGGTGAAGGCGACCTGTCCCGCGACCTGCCCCTGCTCACCCACGATGAAATCCGCACCCTGGCAAGCACCTGCAACCGCTTCCTGGCCAAGCAGCGCGAGATCATCAGCAACGTGCAGGCGCTGACCGTACAAATCGCCGTCGAGTCCGCCCGTTCGCTGAAGAACATCAGCGACTCCAGCGACAGCGCCACCCACCAGGCACGCTTCGCCAACGAAGTGATGAGCGAGAGCAACAGTGCGGTGGGCCGCATCGAAGAGGTGTCGCAGCAGACCCAGGCGATCTCCGGCACCACCGCCCACAACCTGAGCATGGCCCAGGACTCCTACGCCGAACTGCTGGAAGTCACCGGCAACATCAGCGCCATTTCCACCAGCCTCAACGAATTCAGCACCCTGGTCTCGGCGCTCAACGAGCGTTCCTCGAATATCAAGTCGGTGGTCGGCCTGATCCAGCAGATTTCCTCGCAGACCAACCTGCTGGCCCTCAACGCGGCCATCGAAGCGGCCCGTGCCGGGGAAAGCGGCCGCGGCTTCGCGGTTGTCGCCGACGAGGTTCGCACCCTGGCGCAGAACGTCAGCCGCGCCACGGGCGACATCTCGCAGAACATCGACGCCATGCTCAAGGAAGTCAGCACCACCCACGAGCAGACCGCGCGCATCAGCCAGAGCGCCCGGGAAACCCAGGTGGTGGTGGAAAGGGCCACCGGTCACTTCGAGACCATGATCAGCGATTTCGAATCCACCAACGGCAAGCTGGCGGAGATCGCCGAGCACATCCAGCAGGTGGCCGACGCCAATACCGGTATCAATGACCGCGTCACCCAGATCCATGCCGACAGCCAGGCCATCGACCAGCGCATGCAGCGGTCAGCCACGGCCACCCGCGACCTGTCCGCCGTTGCCGAGCGGGTGCAAACGCTGCTGGGCCGCTTCGTGCTCGGCGAGGGCGAACTCGATGCCGCCATCACCCGCGCCACACAGTGCCGCGACGCCCTGCAGGCGCGCCTGGCGACACTGCAGCGCGAAGGCGTCAACCTGTTCGACCAGAACTACAAGCTGATTCCCAATACCGACCCGAAGCAGTACATGACGGGCTACACCGAGCGCTTCGCGCAAATCTGCCAGGAAGAGATCGACCGGCTGACCAAGGGTACCCACGGCGGCATCGTGACCTTTATCGTCGACACCAGGGGCTATTGCCCGGTGAACAACAGCTGGGTGTCGAAAGCGCCGACGGGTGATCGCGCCGTCGACCTGCCGGTGTGCCGCAACAAGCGCATGTTTTCCGACCCGGTG